One window of Botrimarina mediterranea genomic DNA carries:
- a CDS encoding helix-turn-helix domain-containing protein, which produces MDNKLGKTIRILRQAKSLKVSELAKLSEVSVPYISLVESGDRQPSIEVLKRIAAKLGVPSDALLILGMNDDTLKSADKRTADLTDTVNRLMAMERKLESLMGMEYRLETKRDSRRAPR; this is translated from the coding sequence GTGGACAACAAGCTGGGAAAGACCATTCGCATATTGCGTCAAGCGAAGTCGCTGAAGGTCAGCGAATTAGCAAAGCTAAGTGAGGTCAGCGTACCGTACATCAGTTTAGTGGAGAGCGGCGATCGGCAACCGTCTATCGAAGTCTTGAAGCGTATAGCCGCCAAGCTCGGAGTTCCCTCCGATGCATTACTCATACTTGGGATGAACGATGACACGCTCAAGTCGGCCGACAAGCGAACTGCCGATTTGACCGACACGGTTAATCGCTTAATGGCTATGGAACGGAAGCTCGAAAGCCTAATGGGAATGGAGTACCGCCTTGAAACCAAGCGAGATTCGCGTAGAGCACCTCGCTGA
- the xrtU gene encoding exosortase U produces MKVERPAVLIGLLALLAVAITAAYGPLLMEEAGNLWRRSHYQHFPFVLLASVLLFARGLADPGPDEPPHKAWAWVGGIASWLLLGLASLIPSPLFASASLLLLLGAGGCVLARRADAPFPLASWALAWLVLPPPLGLDHKLIGTLQRSSSWLAGKALDVMGVNHLMDGNALVLIDKTLFVDEACSGIVSAISIVTCAAMYAVWRRRGLAHGLLLMATAAGWSVLINVMRIVSIALAHRWAGADWAEGLPHTMVGIAAFALSLLTLVATDWLLKAALAEVGPRWRQLTGEPLRFGSLLVNAWDRFIATSGRPVEKPAYAGSFSWGWLLTGSVGLGATLVATLAFASLGAAQLVWLTTPERAKLNFPDVGAFAAGLQNGAMPDRLLGMQLIHTEHQQRDRDSIFGANSVIYEYKHGNGDVYLVSCDFPFVGGWHELSVCYRGIGWRLDGREVEVVSAGGEAYEFARLELTRPDGRSALVDFCATGIDGAPIKAPALTLVESLFEAFSRRESYADARQTYQVQVLTERIEEISDADREVAKNLLDEARKRVAAVAESL; encoded by the coding sequence ATGAAGGTGGAACGCCCCGCCGTTTTGATCGGACTTCTGGCCCTGCTGGCTGTCGCGATCACGGCGGCGTACGGGCCGTTGTTGATGGAGGAGGCCGGCAATCTCTGGCGGCGGTCGCACTACCAGCACTTCCCGTTCGTGTTGTTGGCGTCGGTGTTGCTCTTCGCCCGCGGATTGGCGGACCCCGGTCCGGACGAGCCGCCGCACAAGGCGTGGGCTTGGGTGGGGGGGATCGCCTCGTGGCTGCTCCTGGGATTGGCGTCCTTGATCCCCTCGCCGCTGTTCGCGTCCGCGTCGCTGTTGCTCCTTCTCGGTGCGGGCGGCTGTGTGCTTGCTCGCAGGGCCGACGCGCCGTTCCCCCTGGCTTCGTGGGCGCTGGCGTGGCTCGTGCTGCCGCCGCCGCTAGGGCTCGACCACAAGCTGATCGGCACGTTGCAGCGCTCCAGCAGTTGGCTCGCCGGGAAGGCGCTGGATGTGATGGGCGTCAACCACCTGATGGACGGCAACGCCCTGGTGCTCATCGACAAGACGTTGTTCGTTGACGAGGCGTGCAGCGGAATCGTATCGGCTATTTCGATCGTCACGTGCGCCGCGATGTACGCCGTCTGGCGCCGCCGTGGACTGGCGCATGGCCTCTTGTTGATGGCTACAGCCGCGGGGTGGTCCGTGCTGATCAACGTCATGCGGATCGTCAGCATCGCGCTGGCGCACCGGTGGGCGGGCGCCGACTGGGCCGAGGGTCTGCCGCACACGATGGTCGGTATTGCCGCGTTCGCGCTCAGCCTCCTGACGCTTGTGGCGACCGATTGGCTGCTCAAGGCGGCGCTGGCAGAGGTCGGCCCGCGATGGCGCCAACTGACGGGCGAACCGCTGCGGTTTGGCTCGCTGTTGGTGAACGCCTGGGACCGCTTCATCGCGACCTCCGGTCGGCCTGTCGAGAAGCCCGCCTACGCGGGGTCGTTCAGTTGGGGCTGGCTGCTGACCGGTTCGGTAGGGCTCGGAGCGACGCTCGTCGCCACGCTGGCCTTCGCCTCCCTCGGCGCGGCGCAGCTCGTGTGGCTTACCACTCCCGAGCGGGCCAAGCTTAACTTCCCGGACGTCGGGGCGTTCGCCGCCGGGCTTCAGAACGGGGCGATGCCCGACCGGTTGCTTGGAATGCAGCTCATCCATACCGAGCACCAACAGCGCGACAGAGATTCGATCTTCGGCGCTAACTCGGTGATCTACGAGTACAAGCACGGGAACGGCGATGTCTATCTTGTGTCGTGTGACTTCCCGTTCGTGGGGGGATGGCACGAACTGTCGGTCTGTTATCGGGGCATCGGGTGGCGCCTCGATGGCCGAGAGGTCGAAGTCGTGAGCGCCGGTGGGGAGGCCTACGAATTCGCCCGGCTTGAACTCACAAGACCGGACGGCCGATCGGCGCTTGTCGACTTCTGCGCGACGGGCATCGACGGCGCTCCGATCAAGGCGCCGGCCTTGACGCTCGTTGAGAGCCTCTTCGAAGCCTTCTCACGCCGCGAGTCGTACGCCGACGCACGACAGACGTACCAGGTGCAGGTTCTTACCGAACGGATCGAAGAGATCTCCGACGCCGACCGCGAGGTCGCTAAAAACCTGCTGGACGAGGCGCGGAAGCGCGTCGCAGCGGTCGCCGAATCCCTGTGA
- a CDS encoding lamin tail domain-containing protein, giving the protein MNRTLLAALACVAAASSANGNLVISQYVETNSGTSPKGIELWNISGATIDFAVTGLSVLQGTNGGAPAAGFTLNTGTLAAGSVIVIGTPDMEATAVGNGATYYERGYTFNGDDSLVVQLGGMTTDTFGMPGSDPGSAWSGGGVSTANSNLALIEPVDLDSVSFTSFTDPSIRFETIGTTGAGLLTGFGIAPAAIPEPTAALFGSLVAGGLGLMVARRPADRG; this is encoded by the coding sequence ATGAATCGCACCTTGTTGGCTGCTCTTGCGTGTGTCGCCGCAGCGTCATCTGCGAACGGTAACCTCGTCATAAGCCAGTACGTCGAAACTAACTCCGGCACCTCTCCGAAGGGTATTGAGCTTTGGAATATCTCCGGAGCGACGATTGATTTCGCGGTGACAGGACTTTCGGTGTTGCAGGGAACGAATGGCGGCGCCCCGGCAGCCGGATTTACGCTAAACACCGGCACGCTTGCAGCGGGCAGCGTTATTGTGATTGGTACGCCGGACATGGAAGCTACTGCCGTAGGAAATGGCGCTACTTATTATGAGAGGGGCTACACATTCAATGGCGACGATTCCCTCGTCGTGCAATTGGGCGGCATGACAACTGACACGTTCGGCATGCCCGGCAGCGACCCCGGATCGGCTTGGTCGGGCGGCGGCGTTTCTACTGCCAACAGCAACCTTGCCCTGATCGAGCCTGTCGATCTGGATTCAGTATCCTTTACCTCCTTCACGGACCCGTCGATTCGCTTTGAGACGATTGGCACGACCGGCGCTGGCCTGTTGACTGGATTCGGAATTGCTCCGGCCGCGATCCCCGAGCCCACGGCCGCTCTGTTCGGCAGCCTGGTCGCTGGCGGCCTTGGCTTGATGGTCGCTCGTCGGCCTGCCGACCGCGGCTGA
- a CDS encoding O-antigen ligase family protein, translating into MPPDPAMRRWSLAVVTTIVSVVGLSTFAYGGVEAWVQPLLIAAAGFLAVVSARAGGYPRPGWISVSLALLVAIAAVQLVPLPLGVLNLLSPARAQVLSELGDGSLDGAPAWAPLSYYSPSTRQALASLLVASAVFASVATTVRSAESITWLLTGLFAVGVAQSLLAILQMATEAPGVYWDASLGVGPWTGSFVNHSNFSQLVNATFGAGLGLLLMRSSAERRLAGRLSHGFSLPSYLQKHGSVLVGLAVQAVAIALSLSRGGVIGVAAAAAVVALTLGRHRRLGPTAWGLLAVPAISIAGLLAVGADALFDRIDTLDERSSYADRIELSKATLRVGLYHPVAGTGLGTHRYVFPAYDTTNSSALAEQADNDYAQLFEEMGAPGAALAAILVVVLLFALERITRTSRSSVRYALYGVLYAIVACGAQSLTDFGLRLPAVYCTIPALAGLVPAVSGIAAGKTPTFIARPNLSTLGVVATALGAAGWLSYQAWLDYRGERWFSVAQATERLIHRDDWEPTQNDYINLLAASETAYAIRPHDVEYAYWLNAYRWEAFTVGVDATQVVQSPVGAKVAERLVAEIASARRLCPTFGPLYTLEGQVLLTMQDPRAFARIEEGRELSPGDPEASYIAGYAACLQDPPDHLRAEQLLSRAVALRPPLFVDTVRVWVNTFGDEEFPIRLADDNPERLRQVAQVLREVGGHNETVEEVLQSAAVVSRERVAAGKASPSQIAATAECSAAEGALEEAAQLYRQALARSHANVNWRLALTDVLTKLQRYDEAFREARLCLRIKPGWQPAIQRMEQLSLLAPPDEPLQPTPAMPVRSEGADAVPPPAG; encoded by the coding sequence TTGCCACCTGACCCCGCCATGCGGCGGTGGTCGCTGGCGGTCGTTACGACGATCGTATCGGTTGTCGGCCTCTCCACGTTCGCCTACGGCGGCGTAGAGGCGTGGGTCCAACCGCTGTTGATCGCCGCCGCCGGGTTTCTAGCGGTCGTGTCAGCGCGGGCCGGAGGGTACCCCCGGCCTGGCTGGATTTCGGTCTCGCTTGCTCTACTCGTGGCTATCGCCGCGGTTCAATTGGTTCCGTTGCCGCTAGGGGTACTCAACCTGCTTTCTCCTGCTCGGGCCCAGGTCTTAAGCGAGCTCGGCGACGGGTCGTTGGACGGAGCGCCGGCGTGGGCGCCATTGAGCTACTACTCTCCCTCCACCCGGCAAGCGCTCGCCAGTCTGCTGGTCGCGAGCGCTGTCTTTGCGTCCGTAGCGACAACGGTTCGATCCGCGGAATCCATAACGTGGCTGCTTACGGGACTGTTCGCCGTTGGCGTCGCGCAGTCGTTGCTGGCGATCCTGCAAATGGCGACAGAAGCGCCGGGGGTCTACTGGGACGCCTCCCTCGGCGTCGGTCCGTGGACCGGCAGCTTCGTCAATCACAGTAATTTCAGCCAACTGGTCAACGCGACGTTCGGAGCGGGATTGGGATTGCTGCTGATGCGTTCCAGTGCCGAACGTCGCCTCGCTGGGCGATTGAGTCATGGGTTCAGCTTGCCATCCTATCTGCAGAAGCATGGCAGCGTGCTTGTTGGACTCGCGGTCCAAGCCGTAGCCATCGCCTTATCGCTCAGCCGGGGCGGCGTTATCGGAGTGGCCGCGGCGGCGGCGGTTGTAGCGTTGACGCTGGGTCGACATCGGCGGCTAGGGCCGACGGCATGGGGCCTGCTGGCGGTCCCCGCCATCTCGATCGCCGGCCTGCTTGCTGTCGGCGCCGACGCTCTGTTCGACCGCATTGATACGCTTGACGAGCGCTCCTCCTACGCCGACCGCATCGAGCTCTCGAAAGCGACGTTGCGGGTCGGCCTCTATCATCCCGTAGCCGGGACCGGATTAGGGACGCATCGCTATGTGTTCCCCGCTTACGACACGACGAATTCATCCGCCCTCGCCGAGCAGGCGGACAACGACTACGCCCAGCTCTTCGAGGAAATGGGGGCGCCCGGCGCCGCCCTGGCGGCGATTCTCGTAGTTGTGCTGCTCTTCGCGTTGGAGCGGATCACCCGCACGAGTCGGTCTTCGGTCCGCTACGCCCTCTATGGGGTGCTCTACGCCATCGTGGCTTGTGGCGCGCAAAGCCTGACAGACTTCGGCTTGCGGCTGCCGGCAGTGTATTGCACGATACCCGCGTTAGCAGGCTTGGTCCCGGCGGTGTCGGGGATCGCTGCCGGCAAGACGCCGACGTTCATCGCTCGACCGAACCTGTCGACACTTGGCGTCGTCGCGACAGCGCTGGGGGCTGCCGGGTGGCTAAGCTACCAAGCGTGGCTCGACTATCGCGGAGAACGCTGGTTCTCCGTTGCCCAGGCGACGGAGCGGCTCATCCACCGCGACGACTGGGAGCCGACGCAGAACGATTACATCAACCTGTTGGCCGCCTCGGAAACGGCCTACGCGATCCGACCGCACGACGTTGAATACGCCTATTGGCTCAACGCCTATCGCTGGGAGGCGTTTACGGTCGGCGTCGATGCCACTCAGGTGGTTCAGTCACCCGTCGGCGCCAAAGTCGCCGAGCGCCTGGTCGCCGAGATCGCGTCGGCGCGGCGATTGTGCCCGACTTTCGGGCCGTTATACACGCTCGAAGGACAGGTGCTTCTAACGATGCAAGACCCGCGGGCGTTTGCACGCATCGAAGAGGGGCGCGAGCTTTCTCCAGGCGATCCTGAGGCAAGTTATATCGCCGGCTACGCCGCATGCTTGCAGGACCCGCCCGACCATTTGCGGGCGGAACAGCTGTTGAGCCGGGCCGTCGCCCTCCGTCCCCCCTTGTTTGTCGATACGGTGCGGGTCTGGGTCAACACCTTCGGAGACGAAGAGTTCCCGATCCGCCTCGCCGACGACAACCCAGAACGCCTCAGGCAAGTCGCGCAAGTGCTCCGTGAGGTTGGGGGTCACAACGAAACGGTCGAGGAAGTCTTACAGAGTGCGGCGGTGGTTTCCCGAGAGCGGGTCGCCGCCGGTAAGGCCAGTCCGTCTCAAATCGCCGCGACGGCGGAGTGCTCGGCGGCGGAAGGGGCCTTGGAAGAAGCGGCACAGCTTTACCGCCAGGCGCTGGCTCGTAGTCACGCCAATGTGAACTGGCGGCTCGCGCTAACCGACGTGCTGACGAAACTCCAACGGTACGACGAGGCATTCCGCGAAGCGCGGCTTTGCCTGCGGATCAAGCCGGGTTGGCAGCCGGCGATCCAGCGGATGGAGCAGCTCAGTCTGCTCGCGCCTCCCGATGAACCGTTGCAGCCGACACCGGCAATGCCCGTCAGAAGCGAAGGCGCTGATGCCGTGCCGCCCCCCGCGGGTTGA
- a CDS encoding GumC family protein, with protein MSHVSPLATAAMSVDQEDDSDGVNVLAVAWQSRWLILLFTLLGGVAAWAYLQQATPRYTSLSRIFVEQKLPSVLAGESLGAFSTKHLYTQAQLICSPSVLNAAIEAPENVGIETFRNTDNPLALLREEIEVVVGERDDIINISIELENPTDAAQIVNSVVDAYITKYAEERRSDVVDVVNILRSEKQRSDQDLEERRQALDEFRRDHVTLAVQSKEGREGNVVTELFAALSRELNATQIELLEAKTRYARAQKMLENPDQIPFLMELARTAQAGSRSGDLDGQIQMMEQNLIAQQAKWGPGYPAVRLLEESLAKLRERRAEQQQATLNAYVDGLRQNYELLAQRRDELQKAYDKQFALATEVSQQAAKLADLQEAYEQTSEYCDTLNKQIREVNLSENVGAMNVSILEVATPGIQTFPGRRKTLSLGLAFGSMLGFGLAWLRSMLDQRLKSIEEIASVMQLPVIGAVPLMAGSRGREGDRSVGGRLVALQPRSTAAEAIRTLRTALYFGIGGESKTFVVTSPAPGDGKSTVASNLAIAMAQANQRVLLIDADMRKPTQHETFGMTPTTGFSDVLTGAVLAIEAVVSGVAPNLDLLPCGPIPPNPVELLNNGMFSEVLEQLLRQYDQIVIDSPPVMPVADSRMISAMVDCSLLVLRAERSTRRISVGARDELLRVRTQRLGVVVNAAPIHRSNFGGYSGYGYGSYGQVAYGHEDAAEARPAVRRRLKSMADEDLTSIDG; from the coding sequence ATGAGCCACGTAAGTCCGCTGGCGACGGCGGCCATGAGCGTGGATCAAGAGGACGACTCGGATGGCGTGAACGTCTTGGCGGTCGCGTGGCAGAGCCGTTGGCTGATTCTGCTCTTCACCCTGCTGGGCGGCGTGGCGGCGTGGGCGTACCTGCAACAGGCCACCCCGCGGTACACCAGTCTGTCTCGTATCTTCGTCGAGCAGAAGCTGCCGAGCGTTCTCGCCGGCGAGTCACTCGGCGCCTTCTCCACCAAGCACCTGTATACCCAAGCCCAGTTGATCTGCTCGCCTTCGGTTCTCAACGCCGCAATTGAAGCGCCAGAGAACGTCGGCATTGAGACTTTCCGCAACACCGATAACCCACTCGCACTGCTGCGAGAAGAGATCGAGGTTGTTGTCGGTGAACGCGACGACATCATCAACATCTCGATCGAACTGGAGAACCCGACCGACGCGGCCCAGATCGTGAATTCGGTGGTCGACGCTTACATCACCAAGTACGCCGAAGAGCGTCGTTCCGATGTTGTTGATGTGGTGAACATCCTCCGCAGTGAGAAACAGCGCAGCGACCAAGACCTCGAAGAACGCCGCCAAGCGCTCGACGAGTTCCGACGCGACCATGTCACGCTCGCCGTGCAATCGAAAGAGGGGCGAGAGGGCAACGTCGTCACCGAGTTGTTCGCAGCGCTGTCGCGTGAACTAAACGCGACTCAGATCGAGCTGCTCGAAGCGAAGACACGCTATGCCCGTGCCCAGAAGATGCTCGAGAACCCCGACCAGATTCCCTTCTTGATGGAGCTGGCCCGCACTGCCCAGGCAGGCTCGCGTAGCGGTGACCTCGACGGTCAAATCCAGATGATGGAGCAGAACCTCATTGCCCAGCAGGCGAAGTGGGGGCCGGGTTACCCCGCGGTGCGGCTGCTAGAGGAGTCGCTGGCGAAACTCCGAGAACGTCGCGCCGAACAGCAGCAAGCGACCCTTAACGCCTATGTCGATGGCCTGCGTCAAAACTACGAACTCCTCGCGCAGCGTCGTGACGAACTCCAGAAGGCCTACGACAAGCAATTCGCTCTAGCGACTGAAGTCAGCCAACAGGCGGCTAAGTTGGCCGATCTGCAAGAGGCCTACGAACAGACCTCCGAGTACTGCGACACGCTCAACAAGCAGATCCGCGAGGTGAATCTCAGCGAGAATGTTGGGGCCATGAACGTGTCGATCCTCGAAGTCGCCACGCCCGGCATCCAGACATTCCCGGGTCGTCGCAAGACGCTCTCGCTAGGCCTGGCGTTCGGCAGCATGCTGGGTTTCGGATTGGCGTGGCTCCGCAGCATGCTCGACCAGCGGCTTAAGTCCATCGAAGAGATCGCTTCGGTGATGCAGCTTCCGGTGATCGGCGCCGTACCGCTCATGGCGGGGTCGCGCGGTCGAGAGGGTGATCGCAGTGTCGGCGGACGGCTTGTCGCGCTGCAGCCGCGTTCGACCGCGGCCGAGGCGATCCGCACATTACGGACTGCGCTGTACTTTGGGATTGGCGGGGAATCCAAGACCTTCGTGGTGACCTCACCCGCTCCCGGTGACGGCAAGTCCACGGTGGCGAGCAATCTGGCGATTGCTATGGCCCAGGCGAACCAGCGGGTGCTGCTAATCGACGCTGATATGCGGAAGCCGACACAGCACGAGACCTTTGGCATGACGCCGACCACCGGGTTTTCGGACGTGCTGACGGGCGCTGTTCTCGCGATCGAGGCGGTCGTTTCCGGCGTTGCGCCCAACTTGGACCTCTTGCCGTGCGGCCCGATCCCGCCGAATCCCGTCGAGTTGCTTAACAACGGCATGTTTAGCGAAGTGCTAGAGCAGTTGTTGCGGCAATACGACCAAATTGTCATCGACTCGCCGCCGGTGATGCCCGTCGCTGACTCCCGGATGATCTCAGCGATGGTGGACTGCTCGCTCCTAGTCTTGCGTGCCGAGCGCTCGACACGGCGGATAAGTGTTGGCGCCCGCGACGAACTGCTTCGAGTACGGACCCAGCGGCTTGGCGTTGTGGTCAACGCGGCGCCGATCCACCGGTCGAACTTTGGAGGCTACTCCGGTTACGGCTACGGGAGCTACGGCCAAGTTGCGTATGGGCATGAGGACGCCGCTGAAGCGCGTCCAGCCGTGCGGCGGCGCCTCAAATCGATGGCCGATGAGGACCTGACGTCTATCGACGGTTAG